The DNA segment aaatgttattatttaatagGGAAAatcatacttattattattcaattttAATAATCTGGGTATATTGTTTTAGCACTCACGATATATGCTGATGtttatggaattttttttttttttgtcgtcgTTTTGGACCGTTCCTTCTATTGTTTATGGTTGTACCATGATCTCAGGGATTCGGATTAGTGTTCTCTGGTTTTTCTATGGTATTATGAACTCCATATTTAGCGTTGTATGtatgagtgagaatgaatgggaattaagtatttgtaagagctctcattttctttattatacacCTTACTATATGACTAATGAAGGATTTGATTAGAATTTCCACACTGAACGTACAGGGCCTGAACTCTCCCCAGAAAAGATATTTGTTATTCGATTATTTGAATAAACAACATATTGATCTATGTTCCATTCAAGAAACTCACCTTGTATTCGAGGATATTAatagattaaataataaaaagtatacagTCATAGAACATTCTTCTTTACCACACAAAAAGAAGCGTGGAGTTGCAATTCTAATctctaataatattaaatatgagaTAATTTATAAACGGGGAGATGAAAATGCTAGGTATGTTTTTATTGTCTGCAAACTGGACGATAGATTATATTCAATCCTTAATATATATGCTCCTAattcaaaacaaattaattttcttAATGGTACTCTTCAGaagattcaaaaatatattcagggaTCATTTCTTTGTATGGGAGACTTTAACTGTGTGATTGATGTTGGATTAGACAGGAAATCTTGTGATAAATCCAGTATTAATAGTAATCAGCTTTCATTAGCGAAATCTTTTAGGGAAACGTTGGGAAAATATAGCTTATATGATATTTGGAGAACAATAAGGCCTGCCGATAAGGATTACACCTTTTTTTCTCATCGTCACAAGTCTTTTTCAAGAATTGATCTAATATTGGTTAAAACTGAGTCAGTTAATgactgtaaaaatataataattaatagtgTACCCTGGTCTGACCATGACTCAGTTATTCTTGAAATAttaaggaaatatagttatgttccACGACCCTGGAGACTACAAGATTTTCTGTTGTCAGGTAAAGACTCTTACGATTATTTCTCTCTAAAAAACGAACAATATTTCCAAGAGAATCTTAAAGATGATATAGGTCTAGATAATGTCTGGGGTGCCTATAAATGTGTCATGCGAggccttttaattaaaaaagctgCTTATATTAGAtctaaaagcaagaaaaaattATCTGACCTATATATATCCCTGAGtaatttaaaaagggaatgcaTTGAACACCCGACTGATTTACTTACTAAAAATATGACACAAATTAGAAAAGAGATAGATAAGATCCTTATCTCCAAAGCAAACTATAATCTAAtcagaatgaaacaaaaatattactatacAGGGAATAGGGCAGATAAACTGCTTTcccatcaattaaaaaaattaaatttgaaagctagaatacttaaaattTCTGAAGGGAATAACTATTGGTCTAGCCCAGAAAACATAGGGAACGCCTTCGCTCAATTCTACTCATCTTTGTACAATATTCCCGATCAGAACCAAGATAGAGAATACATTAGGAAATATTTATCAGAATCTAATCTACCAAAGATATCAAAAGAACAGGCTGAACAATTAGACAAACCCTTCATAGAAGATGAAGTCCGACAGGCAATAAACTTCATGAAACTGAAAAAGGCCCCTGGACCAGAAGGTTTCTCTGCCCTGTTCTATAAAAAATTCTCTAAATCTTTATCTCCTTATCTAACTAtcctatttaattatattagaaataataagGAAACTTAAGTATACATATTAAAGATTTGTTCTCCCGAGAAATACTGTTGAAAGGATTGAAGAGATGTTACATGACTGTGGAAGAAATTGAGTCCCTATTACATGTTAAAGCCTTGACTTCCTGGCAACAAGACTTAGATATTCAAATAGAGAAAAGTCAATGGATAAAAAGCTTGCTGGAAATAAACAGAGTTACTCACTGTTTAAATATGTTAGAACTCCATTACAAAATAATGCTTCGTTGGTATTTAATTCCGGTGAGAATTGCTAAAATTAACCGAACGTCATCTCCCATGTGTTGGAGATGTAATCTAGTTCATGGCACGTTTAGACATATGTGGTGGGACTGTAATAAAATCACTCAATCATGGCGAGATTTGTTCGCTTTAATTTCGGACCTTGTTAAAGTAACCATCAGTCCGACTCCGGACAAAGCACTTTTACATTTGGATCTAGCTAACATCTCTTTTAGCCAAAGAACTTTAGTAGTTCAGTGCCTTTTGGCCATGAAGATAAGTATAGCAAGAAAATGGCTACAAACATCAACAATAAACATAGAGAATGTGCGTAAACAAATAAAGTACCAATGTTTGATGGAGTATGGATATTTTCATGCACATCAGAGAACACAAAAATTTAATACAATTTGGAGGCCCTGGACTGATAAATTTCCAATTAACCATGGTAgttcaaattaataataaatattagttacagggccggactgggactgagaagcagccctggaaaaatttggagaccagccccatatagtttatctcacggtgaagctcttatacccacacgcaccccttatacacacccgagaaACACACTGtgttccactctgccccataatatgccttttaatcccctatatgccactctgcctccagaaatgccttttactccctatgtcactctgcctccagaaatgccttataccccccatatgccactctgcctccctgatatgcctcaaccctcctatatgcccctctgccccgtgatatgccttttaaccccctttttgccactccacctccagatatgccttttgaccccctatatgtcactctgcatccagaaatgccttataccctatatgccactctgtcccatgatatgccttctaacctcctatatgccactctgccatatagggggttaaaaaggcatatcatgggacagagtggcatataggggggtataaggcatttctggaggcagagtggcataaagggggttaaaaggcatatcatggggcactctgcctacagaaaagccttatgccccctatatgccactctgcctccccaatatgctttatgtcctcctatatgcccctctgccccatgacatcccttttaactccctttatgccactctgcctccagatgtgccgttgaccccctatatgtcactctgcatccagaaatgccttatacccctatatgccactctggcatatagggggttaaaaggcatatcatgggacagagtggcatataggggggtataaggcatttctggaggcagagtggcataaagggggtgaaaaggcatatcatggggcactctgcctccagaaaagccttatacccccctatatgccactctgcctccctgatatgcctcaaccctcctatatgccactctgtcccatgatatgccttctaaccccctatatgccactctgccatatagaaggttaaaaggcatatcatgggacatttttgtttactttatatggcaagccgatccagcttgccatattaaataaaaaataatatatgccactctgtcccatgatatgccttctaaccccctatatgccactctgccatatagggggttaaaaggcatatcatgggacagagtggcatatagggggtataaggcatttctggaggcagagtggcatgaagggggttaaaaggcatatcatggggcactctgcctccagaaaagccttatgccccctatatgccactctgcctccccgatatgctttataccctcctatatgctcctctgccccatgatataccttttaaccccctttatgccactctgcctccagatatgccttttgaccccctatatgtcactctgcatccagaaatgccttatacccctatatgccactctggcatatagggggttaaaaggcatatcatgggacagagtggcatataggggggtataaggcatttctggaggcagagtggcatatagggggacacacttacatacacacacatgcctgtattttaacaaatacaaaaaacattatacagtacaaaaaatacattattttactcaccttctacttctcttgacttcctggtagcttcACACTGTtctccggtgctgcagcagtgcgagggggcggagcttccacctcacgcggctcccatcactatgcagccatcagactgctgggaatgtaaactaaacggccggtgcgtgctgatgccgccggccggagctactttaacacttttttttattatttatatggtaagctggatcggcttgccatataaagtaaaaaaaaaagtattaaagcagcgccggccggcggcatcagcacgcatcggccgttcagattacattcccagcaatctgatggccgcatagtaatgggagcagcgtgaggggtgaaaggtcagtgcgagggggcggagctttcacccctcacgctgctcccatcactagacggccatcgcacacggctgctgggtgctgatgccggccggccgatTTGATTatatttcgggcagcctggggggcagctcagcggctgtcttcatggccgcccagcccacggaccttccggcccaccgggaaatttcccggtatcccggtgggccagtccggccctgattagTTAGGAGCTCATACATTTAGGTGCGTGTGTGGTCGTATGAATGTTGATGTCCTTCTTCTTTGCTTCCTTCtcttgttgtctttttttcttaatgtggTATGCCTAGGGGATAAATTGCTGAATATCCCGGCATACTAAACCGTCGTAATTGTTATGATATTAGAATCGATCTACAGATAAGTCATGAAGTGTATCGATAAGTTTTAGATTTATCAGTTTATatgtaacattataatatttttgatatctGTACTCTTATACTATATTCTCGATATCTGTATTTCTACTCTTATACTatattttgcaataaaaaatttaaaaaaaaaacaaaaaaaaaaaaacatctctctaTGAGTACGTCTCTTTATCTGTAGATTTCTGTAGATTTCCCCTTCACAGCAACTCCACTGGAGCAGGAAAGAAGCGACTCCTTCAGTGATGGCAACCGCAGTACATTCTCCAGTATCTATGGGAGCAGCATCAGCGTCTGCAGCGACATCCACCATGAGAAAAACAGCCGTTACAGCTTCTGTGCCCATCCACGGCCAGCCGTAACCGCAACAACCCCGCTTCCCGGTTTGCAGCCACACCAACCGCAACCGCACCTACCGCGACTACACACCGCTTTAGATGGTTGCTATACCGGCAGGCCGCTTCGATGATTTCCGCGGCTGCCGGTACCTCAATGCAGCGCGGTAGTGCGGTATATCAGCAGCGGCTGCTATAATGGCGTCTATAATGGCGTCTTTAGCGGCGTCCCTGGCGGCGTCCCTGGCGGCGTCTCTGGCGGCGTCTCTGTCGACGTCTTTAGCGGCGTCGTGTCAGCTGTAGGCTCCGGGCGGATCAGCCAGCTATAGAGATCTCGGCATCTGGACCTCGCGGCTCCTCCCTAAACGCAACGTAGCGTCGTCACGTCATcaccctattttttttaaacctttaacATGTATGCAGTCTCTCTTTTCCCCtagaaaatgaaagaatatttacatatgggtgaatttttttttcatagcgaTGAAAAGTGgagaaaaaccaaaacaaaaaacgcCAATGACCTAGAAATAGAAGAgaacgaaacaaaaaaaaactgcagtcgCTGTACACTCGTATATAATAACTTAAGCCGTTCACTTGCTTCTAATTTGAGGTACAAACCCCAATTTCAAGGTATTATGCTACAACCAGGACCCCCGCagatattttggggggggggtttcgcATGCCCTATCGCGCAGGGACTGCAACCGCGTCGTGGAAAACAAAAGATGCAGCTGGACGAACAGACCGCGCGAAGCTGGAACCTAATTCACCGAGTAGGATTCTGAGGCTTGTCCtataaaaaaagctgaaaaaaaaacaggaaaaccaAAAATGCATCTCTGATGgcaccccaaaaaaaaaacaaacaaacaaaaaaaatctatatatataaaccccccccaaaaaaaaaacatagaggtGCATCAGAGACCAGAACTTGCATACATTTGTTTTCTGCgggggaaatgttttttttgtgagtaTTTGGTTTAGCGGGGAGTGCGGTACCGACGGTTTTCCCCTCCGATGgagtacagaaaataaattaaaagccaGCAGGTCCCGAATCCTGCGGCTCCGAAGATCCATTGACGACTTTTTTCACTTTCTTCACACCCTCTGTCACTCCTGTGGTTGTCACACTGCGGCGAGATCAAGAcgttaaaagaaaatgaaaaaaaatatataaataacaaaaaaaaaaaaacaacaatgcagACTTTAGCCCAAGACCGGTCACCAATTACAAAGATTATTACAGCCGGTCAGCAAAAGGCGGCTGCTACTAATTAAACGCAAAATATTATCTATACTGGGGGAAAAATAATAGcaacaataatgataattacaaaaaaaatgactttatttGACAGGCGTCCTTTGGCTATGGAGACCCTCGACAGCAAATTAAGCTGGAAGAGAGAGATTCCAGCGTTTTAAAGCTGAAGATGCTGAATGTTTGCTTAAAATTCCCCAAACGCCAACGTTCAGCCAGGGCCGGGAAAATGTAGCCTTGTCTACCAAAAGCCAATAATAACTGTGCCAAAAGCTTTGTATTTCATATTGATCTTACTGGACCTTGATGGAGACTTATGGGGTTCTATTAAcgctataaaaaaagtatattatatatatatatttatttatttttatttatttatttttttaacatgtgaATTTATGATTCTTTCAAATGACAAAATTTAGTGTTTTTAATATTGCTGCTGATAATATTGGTGGCCAGCCGATGTTATTttaccattattatttaaattcgAACCTTTCCTTTCTAGAACGGTTTCTTTGGAATATAAAAGATAGGGGGGGTGATTGAATTTTAaatcaaaaaggtaaaaaaaaaaaaaaatatatgaattctCTGGTAATATTCTGCGCCCCGCTAAATACGTTTCTCAAGACATAAAAGGGTTTGCTGCGCGGTTCAGCTCATCGCAGGGATCTGTGACATTTGAACATCGCCGGCGGTGATCAAGATGGATGTCAGAGAACACTTTGGCACGGAACGGGAGAAGTCGGAACACAAATGGAGGGCAAATACATAGCATTACCGAGGAGTTTTGGGATGAAGccattgtatatatacacaagttttGCTTTCAGCCAATGATGGGGCAGCTAGTAGACGGAAAGAAGTGCAGAAAGCCAGGCCTCGAGCGATGCTTTGATGTTTGGAGAAACGCTGGTCTTACTAAACTAGGACATCTGACCCGTTGGACACAAAACAGACACCGCTTGGAGGACAGCAGAAGTCACCTGCGAAGGAGCTGGAGGCTCAACGTTAAATAAGGGAAGGGGCCTGATGGAAAGAACATCGTGACTACCTGAAATAATGTATCAGCTGGTTCCTATAAAGAAAGAACAGGGTATAGCCCGCGGCTGCAGGCTAGAACGAGCGTGAGGTTAGGGATATAGGCCTTTGGGGTCTTGATGATGACCAAGGAACCTCATTTTCTACCAATAACACGAAGGATTACTACCACACCGCTCAATTGGACGGGACCATATACTGAATAAACTCAATGCATACACAGCGTGTGGGCTACTTACACTGCCTCCATTTCCAGGTCATCGGCGTCGTCTTCCTGGGGAAGCTGAAGGTACGGGTTGTCGGACGCCGGGCGGAATTTATACCCGGTTAACACAATGAGTATGAAGGTGGCCACTTCATCCAGGAGCTGCGGTATTACAAAAGAAAACGCGCCCGTTAGCGCAATCGCTGGGACAGATCTAGATCAGTAACAAAAAACCCGGAAGATGGAACATTTCGGGGTAGAATGCGGTCCAACGCTCTACTAGTAAatgcatgcaaagggttaaaacatcaCATGCATTCACTTCTACCAAAGAAAGAAAAGCCTAAAGTAAGGTCTATTTTCACCAAGTTTGGTACGCCTATAAATTACCGTGGCGGCGACCGCTGGGGTGGGGGGCGCGCCGGGCGCTGGAAACATACCTGGTACATCCACTTCCATTTGAAGGGGACTGCAACCATAATAAAAATGGCGATGATCCGGGTGAAGTATATGAAGCAGACGATCTGGGGGtacaagagagagaagagaagaaagtTATTGCTGGTAAAGGACGTTCCCTCTCTGGTTTACCCAAATTCATATTATCTGACCGTGCTGTTTGTGGATTTTTACtactaaaagggaaaaaaaaatcctaaaatgtcTTTCCCGACACGTTTCTCATCTGCAGGGTTTCTGCTCTTGTGGCAGGAGTCCAATTTAACCTCCATTATTCCTCACTCGAGAGGCGATAAAAACCACCAGTCCCCTCGTACAGCAAGAAACGAGCAATCAACGCCCTCAAAATCCGAAAGTCTTTGGCTACCGGACCCCGCAGACATCCCATGCATCGCTAGCCGGCTGTCCGGGCTCGGAAACGCTCGCCTCCAGTCACCTTGCCGCCACATGCAAATTATTTGCGGTTCATTTGCATATGGCAACGTAAATCAGCGTAACTTTAGGACCCAAAACAAATTGGAAAGCCTTTTTTCCCTGCCAGGTGCTGGATCTGGAAGCCGCTCCATTTGGGAAACCTCACGGTAACCGGCAGGAACGGCGGATTTTGGCTGTGTTCGGGAGCCGTTTCGTTGCCCctgcatccattttttttcccgattCCACCAAAGCCGTCAGCGAACGGCCACTCCAGCGAAGCACATGTCAGCGAACAGATCTGGGATTAATCTCGCCGAGAGGAATTTACGGCACCACTTTGCCGTGATAGATCGCTGTAATGCAATTACTGCACAAGCCAACTACCCATCCGCTCTCATTTATCAGGGGGTAATATTCAGCACCGCAGAGCTGGGCAACTAACCAGGCCGgcccaaggggggggggtgagctATACTTCCCACCGGCAGCCATTGGTTTTATAGGAACAGTACCGTGCCCGCTTATGCCCCTTACTCACCTTCCCAAGGCATTCAGATATTGCGCTGCTAAAGCCACCCGAGTCTCCAACTCGTATCCGGGCAGTCCCTTAAAGACGGCAGGGTTGCTACAACACACAGGGCTGAGGACCAACCCTCTACGTGCTGTAATATACCGTGTGGcttgtaatatttattaaaggcaGCCCCTATCTTCTCGGGGGTGAGACATAACTCCCCATTTTGTCTTATCCTATTTATTCTTTTAGATTGTTTTTTACCTTTTAACTTGTTTGTCAGCAACGTATCAGCTCTATTACTTTTATAATACCATTTCgttcttaaataatataaatttttgttcttttcttcaATAA comes from the Spea bombifrons isolate aSpeBom1 chromosome 8, aSpeBom1.2.pri, whole genome shotgun sequence genome and includes:
- the LOC128503271 gene encoding protein GPR107-like, which produces MHGMSAGSGSQRLSDFEGVDCSFLAIVCFIYFTRIIAIFIMVAVPFKWKWMYQLLDEVATFILIVLTGYKFRPASDNPYLQLPQEDDADDLEMEAVVTTTGVTEGVKKVKKVVNGSSEPQDSGPAGF